One Hyphomonadaceae bacterium BL14 genomic window, CGATATGAGCGAGGACGAACAGAAAAAGTTTTCCGACCTGGTTCAGAAAGCCACCGATAACCGCATCGGCGAGATCGACGCGCTGTTGTTGACCAAGCAGGAAGAAATCACGCAGGTCTGAGCCCAGCGCCAGACTCAAGGAGGCCGCCGACATGGCGCAGCCCGACGCCGCCGACCGGTCGCCGCGCCATGTGACCATTATTATGGATGGCAATGGCCGTTGGGCCGCAGCCCGCGGCAAACCGCGCGCATTCGGCCATCAGGCCGGGGTGGAGGCTGTGCGCGAAACCGTCCGCGCCGCCGGCGATCTGGGCCTGACCCATCTCACCCTGTTCAGCTTTTCCACTGAAAACTGGCGCCGTCCGCGCGCCGAGATCGACACGCTGTTCGATCTGTTGCGCCGGTTTGTGACGGCTGATCTGGAACGCCTGCATGGCGAGGGCGTGCGGATTCGCGTCATTGGGCGGCGCGACGGCCTGTCCGACGACCTGGTCAAGACCATCGACCGGGTCGAGGCGCGCACCCGTGAGAACGACCGCTTTCATCTGACCATCGCCTTCAATTATGGCGGGCGCGACGAGCTGGTGCGCGCCGCGGCGCGTGCGGCGGCGGCCTGCGGCGGGGATTTGTCGGCGCTGACGGAAGCCGACTTCGAAAAGCACCTGGACACCGCGGATCTGCCTGTTCCCGACCTGGTGATCCGCACCAGCGGCGAGCGGCGCCTGTCCAATTTCCTGCTGTGGCAGACTGCCTATGCAGAGCTGGTGTTCATGGATGTGCTGTGGCCTGATTTTGGCGAAGAGCATCTGCGGGCGGCCCTGGATGAGTTCGCGCGCCGGGAGCGCCGCTTCGGAGCTGTGCGCGCATGACCGAGCCGCCTGCCCCCCGCAGGAATGGCGCGCCGGGCGATCCGGTCTTTCTTCGGCGGGTCCTGTCGGCACTCGTCCTGGCCCCGGCCGCTCTGCTGCTTGTCTGGGCAGGCGGCACGGCCTTTTCCATCTTCATTGCTGCCTTTGCCGCCGCCATGGCGTGGGAATGGGTGCGCATGTCCGACCGGACCGCGCCGCCACGCGCTTTTGCCATCGCCACCGGCACAGCCGTGGGCGCGGCCTTGCTGGCCGGTCAGGCGGAGCCGGGCTGGACGGCGGCCTGGATTGCAGGCGGGGCCGTGTTCGCCGGGCTCGACCGGCGCCGGCGCGGGCGTGCTTATGAAGCGGTGGCGGGAGTGGCGTATATTGCACTGGCGGCGGCCGTGCTGGTCTCTCTGCGTGAGGGCGGGCAGGGCGGCCAGGGCGGGCTGATCGCCGTCCTGTTCCTGCTTGCGGTGGTGTGGGCGGCGGACACGTTCGCCTATCTGGCCGGCAGCTGGATCGGCGGCCCGAAACTCCTGCCTGCGGCCAGTCCGAACAAGACCTGGGCGGGCCTGGCCGCCGGTCTCGCCTTTGGTATCGCCGCCGGGGCCGGGGTGGCGCAGGTGCTGGGGTTTGATCCGGTCTATGCCGCGATGATCGCAGCGCCCACCGCACTGGCGGCGGTGCTTGGCGATCTTGTGATGTCGCTGGCCAAGCGGCGGTTCGGCGTGAAAGATGCCGGGACGCTTATCCCCGGTCATGGCGGTGTACTGGACCGGGTGGATGCATTGATGATGGCGGTTCTGTTTGCGGGTGCCTGGCGCGCCGCAGGACCCGATGGCTGGCCGGGGGCAGGACTATGAGCGCACGCGCGATCACGCTTCTGGGCGCGACAGGCTCGGTGGGCCGCGCGACGCTGGACCTGATCTCGCGTGCGGATGCGGGTGCCTATGAGGTCGTGGCGCTGACCGCCAATGGCAATGCTGTGGAGCTGGCCAAGCTGGCGCGCCAGTTCGGGGCGCGCTTCTGCGCCGTGGCTGATCCGCGCGCCGGCGCGGCGCTGGGCGAAGCGCTGGCCGGCAGCGGCATCCAATGGGGTGCCGGGCCGCAGGCCGTGGCGGATGCTGCCGCCATGGAGGCGGGCTGGGTGATGGCCGCGATCGTCGGCGCGGCGGGGCTGCAGCCGACGCTGGCCGCGGTGCGCCGGGGTGCCTGCGTGGCGTTTGCCAATAAGGAAGCGCTGGTTTGCGCGGGCGTGTTGATGCTGGAGGAGGCGGCGCGCAGCGGTGCGACCCTGCTGCCGGTGGATTCAGAGCACAATGCGATCTTCCAGGCCTTCGATCCGGACCAGCGCAGCCATATCCGGCGCATCATCCTGACCGCCTCGGGCGGCCCGTTCCACAATGCGAGCCTGGAGACCATGCGCGCAGCTGGACCGGCGCAGGCGGTAGCCCATCCTACCTGGACGATGGGGGCCAAAATCTCGGTGGACAGCGCCACCATGATGAACAAGGGCCTGGAGATCATCGAAGCCTGCCATCTCTTCGCCCTGCCGCAAGAGCAGGTGGATGTGCTGGTCCATCCCGAATCCATCGTGCATGGCCTGGTCGAGTACGCGGATGGCGGGCTGCTGGCCCAGCTCGGCTGCCCGGACATGCGCACCCCCATTGCGCACGCGCTGGCCTGGCCCGAGCGCATGGACACACCGGTGGACCGGCTGGATCTGGCGCGGCTGGGATCGCTGAGCTTTTTTGCGCCGGATCCCGTGCGTTTTCCCGCGCTGGGCCTGGCGCGTCAGGCGTTCATTTCAGGCGGCACAGCACCCGCCGTGCTGAATGCGGCGAACGAAGTGGCGGTCGCGGCTTTTCTTGCTGGACGGATCGGCTTTCTTGACATCGCCTCGGCGGTCTCGGAGGCTCTGGACGAGGGCGCGCGCGCCGTTGATGCCGGTACCGCGCCGGCATCCATTGATGCGGTCGTGCACGCAGACGCGCATGGACGGCGCCTTGCAGACGCAGCGGTGCGCCGTCTGGCGCGATAGCTGCACGACACGCCGGCAAACCGCCGGATAAGAGGAAAACGAACCATGACGGAGATGTTTGGCGCAGGGCTTCTGTCCATCGCGGCATTTGTTGCGGTGATTTCGTTTGTCGTGGTCATTCACGAGATGGGTCATCTCTATGCCGGGCGCCTGTTTGGCGTGCATGCCGAGGTGTTTTCCATTGGTTTTGGTCCCACCCTGCTGCGCTGGCGCGACAAGACGGGCACGGCCTGGCGCATCGCAGCGCTGCCGCTGGGTGGTTATGTGCGGTTTCGCGGTGACGAGAACGCGGCCAGCGCGCCGGACCATGAGGCGCTAGAAGCGCTGCGCGCCAGCCGTGTGGACGCGGACAGTGTGTTTCATTTCAAGCCGGTCTGGCAGCGCGCGGTTATCGTGGCCGCTGGCCCTGTAGCCAATTTTCTGCTGGCGATCGTCGTCTTCGCGGCTCTGGGCATGGCTCGCGGGGAAGTCATTACAGCGCCGGTGGTGGGCGGCGTGCAGCCGGGTTCGCCGGCTGAAGTGGCCGGGTTTGAGGTTGGCGATCAGGTGGTGTCGGTCAATGGCAGCGAAATACGCAGCTTCACCCAGATCAGCCAGGCGGTCATGGTCCGGCCCGGCCAGACGGTCCGCTTTGTGGTCGAGCGCAATGGCGAGCAGGTGATTGTGGACGCGACACCGCGCCGCGAAGTGCGGGCTGACGGACTG contains:
- the uppS gene encoding polyprenyl diphosphate synthase produces the protein MAQPDAADRSPRHVTIIMDGNGRWAAARGKPRAFGHQAGVEAVRETVRAAGDLGLTHLTLFSFSTENWRRPRAEIDTLFDLLRRFVTADLERLHGEGVRIRVIGRRDGLSDDLVKTIDRVEARTRENDRFHLTIAFNYGGRDELVRAAARAAAACGGDLSALTEADFEKHLDTADLPVPDLVIRTSGERRLSNFLLWQTAYAELVFMDVLWPDFGEEHLRAALDEFARRERRFGAVRA
- a CDS encoding site-2 protease family protein → MTEMFGAGLLSIAAFVAVISFVVVIHEMGHLYAGRLFGVHAEVFSIGFGPTLLRWRDKTGTAWRIAALPLGGYVRFRGDENAASAPDHEALEALRASRVDADSVFHFKPVWQRAVIVAAGPVANFLLAIVVFAALGMARGEVITAPVVGGVQPGSPAEVAGFEVGDQVVSVNGSEIRSFTQISQAVMVRPGQTVRFVVERNGEQVIVDATPRREVRADGLGGERAMGFLGVSSGVGQREQVRYSLLEAPVYGVTRTWDTASMIGEYMVRLVTGRASLEMINGPIGIATTAGQVANVSVAAPEGAQVALNQRIWAMLLSLAALSAVISVALGLMNLLPIPVLDGGHLVYYAYEAVTQRAPSQAAQEIGFKIGVGFVLTLLVVATWNDLSYLRGLFF
- the dxr gene encoding 1-deoxy-D-xylulose-5-phosphate reductoisomerase, whose translation is MSARAITLLGATGSVGRATLDLISRADAGAYEVVALTANGNAVELAKLARQFGARFCAVADPRAGAALGEALAGSGIQWGAGPQAVADAAAMEAGWVMAAIVGAAGLQPTLAAVRRGACVAFANKEALVCAGVLMLEEAARSGATLLPVDSEHNAIFQAFDPDQRSHIRRIILTASGGPFHNASLETMRAAGPAQAVAHPTWTMGAKISVDSATMMNKGLEIIEACHLFALPQEQVDVLVHPESIVHGLVEYADGGLLAQLGCPDMRTPIAHALAWPERMDTPVDRLDLARLGSLSFFAPDPVRFPALGLARQAFISGGTAPAVLNAANEVAVAAFLAGRIGFLDIASAVSEALDEGARAVDAGTAPASIDAVVHADAHGRRLADAAVRRLAR
- a CDS encoding phosphatidate cytidylyltransferase; the encoded protein is MTEPPAPRRNGAPGDPVFLRRVLSALVLAPAALLLVWAGGTAFSIFIAAFAAAMAWEWVRMSDRTAPPRAFAIATGTAVGAALLAGQAEPGWTAAWIAGGAVFAGLDRRRRGRAYEAVAGVAYIALAAAVLVSLREGGQGGQGGLIAVLFLLAVVWAADTFAYLAGSWIGGPKLLPAASPNKTWAGLAAGLAFGIAAGAGVAQVLGFDPVYAAMIAAPTALAAVLGDLVMSLAKRRFGVKDAGTLIPGHGGVLDRVDALMMAVLFAGAWRAAGPDGWPGAGL